A region from the Mustela erminea isolate mMusErm1 chromosome 2, mMusErm1.Pri, whole genome shotgun sequence genome encodes:
- the CBR4 gene encoding carbonyl reductase family member 4 isoform X4, which produces MDKVCAVFGGSRGIGRAVAQLMAQKGYRLAIIARNLEVAKAAAGELGGDHLAFSCDVAKERDVQNTFEEVEKNLGRVNFLVNAAGINRDSLLVRTKTEDMISQLHTNLLGSMLTCKVALKTMIQQQRGSIVNVGSIIGLKGNSGQSVYSAGKGGLVGFSRALAKEVARKKIRVNVVAPDN; this is translated from the exons ATGGACAAAGTTTGTGCTGTCTTCGGAGGCTCTAGAGGCATTGGGAGGGCAGTGGCCCAGTTAATGGCCCAAAAAGGCTACCGACTGGCCATCATCGCCAGAAATCTGGAAGTGGCCAAAGCCGCCGCCGGTGAGCTCGGCG GAGATCATTTAGCATTTAGCTGTGATGTTGCCAAAGAACGTGATGTTCAAAATACATTTGAagaggtggaaaaaaatttagGTCGAGTTAATTTCTTGGTAAACGCAGCTGGAATTAACAG gGATAGCCTTTTAGTAAGAACAAAAACTGAAGATATGATATCTCAGCTTCATACTAACCTCTTGGGTTCCATGCTGACTTGTAAAGTTGCCTTGAAGACTATGATTCAACAGCAGAGAGGGTCTATTGTTAATGTAG gaagTATTATTGGTTTAAAAGGCAATTCTGGCCAGTCTGTGTACAGTGCAGGTAAAGGAGGACTAGTTGGATTTTCACGTGCTCTTGCTAAAGAAGtagcaagaaagaaaattagagtgAATGTAGTTGCACCAG
- the CBR4 gene encoding carbonyl reductase family member 4 isoform X3 produces MDKVCAVFGGSRGIGRAVAQLMAQKGYRLAIIARNLEVAKAAAGELGGDHLAFSCDVAKERDVQNTFEEVEKNLGRVNFLVNAAGINRDSLLVRTKTEDMISQLHTNLLGSMLTCKVALKTMIQQQRGSIVNVGSIIGLKGNSGQSVYSAGKGGLVGFSRALAKEVARKKIRVNVVAPVTVTGICLH; encoded by the exons ATGGACAAAGTTTGTGCTGTCTTCGGAGGCTCTAGAGGCATTGGGAGGGCAGTGGCCCAGTTAATGGCCCAAAAAGGCTACCGACTGGCCATCATCGCCAGAAATCTGGAAGTGGCCAAAGCCGCCGCCGGTGAGCTCGGCG GAGATCATTTAGCATTTAGCTGTGATGTTGCCAAAGAACGTGATGTTCAAAATACATTTGAagaggtggaaaaaaatttagGTCGAGTTAATTTCTTGGTAAACGCAGCTGGAATTAACAG gGATAGCCTTTTAGTAAGAACAAAAACTGAAGATATGATATCTCAGCTTCATACTAACCTCTTGGGTTCCATGCTGACTTGTAAAGTTGCCTTGAAGACTATGATTCAACAGCAGAGAGGGTCTATTGTTAATGTAG gaagTATTATTGGTTTAAAAGGCAATTCTGGCCAGTCTGTGTACAGTGCAGGTAAAGGAGGACTAGTTGGATTTTCACGTGCTCTTGCTAAAGAAGtagcaagaaagaaaattagagtgAATGTAGTTGCACCAG